The Chloroflexota bacterium region GCTGCGTCTGGTAGCTGGACTGCACTTCGACGGGCTCAGCGCGAACGGAGAGTGAGCGCGCCCCGCGACAGGCTCTGTGCGAACGGAAAGTGACCGCCGCGCTCCCGGTTGATCTCGGTCGTAGCGGCACGACATGTCGTGCCCCTACGTAACTGCCAAGCGCGCTTGATTGATTTCCGCGTGGAGCTTTGCGGCTGCTCCAGCTGCTGCCTCGGCAAAGTCACGGTCATTGCTGGCATAGAGGATGCTGCGCGAGGCGTTGATGAGCATGGGCGCGGCTGTGCCGGCGGCACGCACCGATGCTTTCAAGTCGCCGCCCTGCGTGCCAATGCCTGGGATTAGCAGTGGAAGGTCGGGTGCTACCAGTCGCACCTTTGCCAATTCTTCAGGATACGTCGCTCCGGTTACCAAGCCGCAATTGTCGTTTATGTTCCAAGATTGTACGGCTCTGGCCACCGTGATATAGAGCTGCTCGCCGGTCTCATTGCGCATGTCTTGGAAGTCTCGCGCGCCGGGGTTTGATGTGCGGCAGAGCACGAAGACGCCGCGGTCCGGGCGGTTGAGGAAGGGCTCCAAGGTTTCGGCGCCGAGATAGGGGTGTGCCGTTACTGCATCGAATCCCAGCACGTCGAA contains the following coding sequences:
- the pyrF gene encoding orotidine-5'-phosphate decarboxylase — translated: MPFNACLSQVCAGKDSALCIGLDVDLSRLPAGIPATCEGVVGFCRDIIDATHQFTAAYKPNLAFFESMGTWGFEALEVVRRHIPPNAIAVADAKRGDIDSTNVHYAAAVFDVLGFDAVTAHPYLGAETLEPFLNRPDRGVFVLCRTSNPGARDFQDMRNETGEQLYITVARAVQSWNINDNCGLVTGATYPEELAKVRLVAPDLPLLIPGIGTQGGDLKASVRAAGTAAPMLINASRSILYASNDRDFAEAAAGAAAKLHAEINQARLAVT